From Phragmites australis chromosome 5, lpPhrAust1.1, whole genome shotgun sequence, a single genomic window includes:
- the LOC133917300 gene encoding uncharacterized protein LOC133917300: protein MSTSNDDDSGSPRVTGLWIQTTPAPPSLVHGINILSRVPIFLDLDEANYTAWARAFSVVFGQYGLDDHVDGSPAQGDSDWVQNDCAIISWFYNRIAPELLSVVSSDDTIYSLWAAIRDLFRDNQDTRAVYLGAEFRSFFQGDCRSFNIAPA, encoded by the coding sequence ATGAGCACCTCCAACGACGATGACTCCGGCTCTCCCCGCGTCACTGGCCTCTGGATCCAAACCACCCCTGCTCCCCCCTCTCTCGTTCATGGCATCAACATCCTCTCGCGTGTCCCAATTTTCCTCGACCTCGACGAGGCGAACTACACTGCTTGGGCTCGTGCTTTCTCTGTTGTCTTCGGCCAATATGGTCTCGACGATCATGTCGATGGCTCGCCGGCCCAAGGGGACTCTGACTGGGTGCAGAACGATTGCGCCATCATCTCCTGGTTCTACAACCGCATCGCTCCCGAGCTCCTCAGCGTCGTCTCCTCCGACGACACGATCTACTCCCTCTGGGCTGCCATCCGCGACCTCTTCCGCGACAACCAAGACACCCGTGCCGTCTACCTCGGTGCCGAGTTTCGTTCCTTCTTCCAGGGTGACTGTCGGTCCTTCAATATTGCACCCGCATGA
- the LOC133918302 gene encoding uncharacterized protein LOC133918302: protein MRFTTGGSSTRSYEPVATADTTDLRYWLHWRAGLCALWVLGCMSVAAYLIWRHEGPGAERRPGGASAAAGAGGGEGDRKGRRPGVLYDDEAWRPCLRDIHPAWLLAYRLISFFVLLSLLIVIVITDGGNIFYYYTQWTFILVTIYFGLGTALSIYGCSKFADENAAAAMADMELGTSYVARGAAAKRSFDEEDGAREIAGFWGYLLQIIYQVNAGAVMLTDCVFWFIIFPFLTIKDYNLNFLLIGMHSVNAVFMLGEAALNNLLFPWFRISYFFLWTALYVIFQWIVHAATPTWWPYPFLDLSSNFSPLWYLTAAVMQVPCYAVFRLVIKLKRRLLSKWFLRG, encoded by the exons ATGCGTTTCACGACAGGTGGCTCGTCGACGCGGTCGTATGAGCCCGTGGCGACGGCGGACACGACGGACCTGCGCTACTGGCTGCACTGGCGGGCGGGGCTGTGCGCGCTCTGGGTGCTCGGATGCATGTCCGTGGCTGCTTACCTCATATGGCGGCACGAGGGGCCCGGCGCCGAGCGCCGACCGGGCGGCGCGTCTGCGGCggcgggagcaggcggcggcgagggagacAGGAAAGGAAGGCGGCCCGGGGTGCTCTACGACGACGAGGCGTGGCGGCCGTGCCTCCGGGACATCCACCCGGCGTGGCTGCTGGCTTACAGGCTCATCTCCTTCTTCGTCCTCCTCAGCttgctcattgtcattgtcatcACTGACGGTGGCAACATCTTCTACTACTACACTCA GTGGACCTTCATTCTGGTGACGATTTACTTCGGG CTTGGCACAGCCCTGTCCATCTATGGCTGCAGCAAGTTCGCCGATGAGAATGCCGCCGCGGCGATGGCAGACATGGAGCTTGGCACCAGCTACGTTGCCCGTGGCGCGGCTGCTAAACGGAGCTTCGACGAAGAAGACGGTGCGAGAGAGATTGCTGGATTCTGGGGTTACCTACTCCAGATCATCTATCAG GTAAATGCAGGCGCTGTGATGCTTACAGACTGCGTGTTTTGGTTCATCATTTTCCCATTCCTCACCATCAAAGACTACAATCTGAACTTT TTGTTGATAGGGATGCATTCAGTTAATGCTGTTTTCATGCTTGGTGAAGCTGCCCTGAACAACTTG CTATTCCCTTGGTTCCGGATCTCATACTTCTTCCTTTGGACTGCGCTCTACGTCATTTTTCAATGGATTGTCCATGCAGCAACTCCAACTTG GTGGCCTTACCCATTCCTCGACTTGTCATCCAATTTTTCACCTTTGTG GTACCTCACCGCCGCGGTGATGCAGGTGCCGTGCTACGCGGTATTCAGACTGGTGATCAAACTGAAACGCCGCCTGCTCTCCAAGTGGTTCCTAAGAGGCTAG